Within bacterium, the genomic segment GTTGCCTCGGGGAGCAACAACCGGTATTCAAGCAACAGAGGCTCTTGGGGTCTCAGTTCGCGTCGGGAAAACCACTTCTGCTCAGAAAATGGATGGCGAGTTGCTGTGCACGGACACTCGATCACTGCCCTAGCCAAATTTTCCCTTTTTCGATTCTGAATTTGCCGTGGGGAGGGGAACAACGCCGATTCGTGGAGTCCGTTATCCCCTCTTCTTCCACTTCTTCAGTCTCGCGTCGCACTCGGCCTTCGGGAGCCGACGTTTGTTCTGGAGCAGGTGCTCCAGCTTTGACGCGGCGAGGCGTTCCTCCAGAAGCCCCCTCTGGACCAAGGTGTCGAGAATCCAGAGCGTTCCGTGGATCTCAACCGAACGCCCAACGCCCGCACGACGGAGAGGACCATCACCAGTCAGGAGCATACATTCCAACCTCTCTGCGAGCCAGAGAACAGAGCAGTCTGCCAGATCGGGCCCTTCCCCAACTGCTTCCATCATTTCGACCAATTCACCGATTTCATCGACGGACAGACCATGGCATCTGACGTGGTTCGTGCGGATGTAGGCAAGCGCGATGGCGTGGCCGCCTTCCTCAAGCTGCCCTTCGATCAAGTCCGTCGTATGCGTTTCAATCCCGTTCTGAAACCAAAGGTCGAAAAGCCCGGCAATTTCAAGATCAATCAGGATGTTGGCGTCCTGCACGGCCACGCGAAGCACGATCTCAGACCGCCTTCCCAAACTGCTCGTCGAACTCCCGCAGTGTTACCCGAAGAAGCCCCGTCGCCTTCGACCGCGTGATCAGGTCCTGCGCCGACGCCCGATGGACAAGCTGGCGGAAGCGGTTTGCCGACTCGCTCCCGGCCCAGGTGCCCGGCTCCTCCTTACGAAGGCCGGACTGGCTTGCGTGTATGCAATAGGACCGATAGGACTCCTCAACGATGATACCCAAATCCTTCGCCCGGCGCATCAGGGCGTTGATCGACATGCCCCATTGCTCCTTCATGGCGATGAGTTCTTGAAGGCTCACGTTTGGGAACGAGCGCTTGCGCCCGAACTCCGCCACAAAGGCTTCCTTCGGGATCAGCATCGCGCCAGCGAACCGGTAGCAAGCCGCCTCCTCGGTCTTCTTGTCGAGCCCCTCGGGCATCTTCATCACCAGGTGCCCCAGCTCATGCAGTACCGTCA encodes:
- a CDS encoding DUF3368 domain-containing protein, which codes for MGRRSEIVLRVAVQDANILIDLEIAGLFDLWFQNGIETHTTDLIEGQLEEGGHAIALAYIRTNHVRCHGLSVDEIGELVEMMEAVGEGPDLADCSVLWLAERLECMLLTGDGPLRRAGVGRSVEIHGTLWILDTLVQRGLLEERLAASKLEHLLQNKRRLPKAECDARLKKWKKRG